A genomic region of Streptococcus suis contains the following coding sequences:
- a CDS encoding NUDIX hydrolase, whose product MDFRTVVGNQSFGVRATGLLVKDEKLFLVRAPEGNYYTLGGAIQLGETTKEAVQREMREELGIDVEVGPLAFIVENQFSLQEKSYHRIEFLYLVTPLSEPVTYLEEGNSIRQCEWIAFTDLKNLDLNPAFLKTELVGWKGQLQHFINWES is encoded by the coding sequence ATGGACTTTCGGACAGTGGTAGGTAATCAGTCCTTTGGTGTTCGTGCGACAGGATTGTTAGTAAAAGATGAGAAACTATTTCTTGTAAGGGCACCGGAGGGGAACTACTATACCTTGGGTGGTGCTATTCAGCTTGGCGAAACAACTAAAGAGGCTGTACAACGGGAAATGCGAGAAGAACTTGGAATTGATGTGGAGGTTGGACCACTGGCTTTTATCGTTGAAAATCAGTTTAGTTTGCAGGAGAAATCCTATCATCGGATTGAATTTCTTTATCTTGTTACCCCACTGTCTGAGCCAGTTACCTATCTGGAAGAAGGTAATTCTATTCGCCAGTGTGAGTGGATTGCTTTTACAGACTTGAAAAATCTTGACCTTAACCCTGCCTTTCTCAAGACGGAACTAGTTGGTTGGAAGGGACAGTTGCAGCATTTTATTAATTGGGAAAGCTAG
- a CDS encoding RpiB/LacA/LacB family sugar-phosphate isomerase translates to MRVVVIQASTRTEINQLLFDTVCEAAGEQHEVGNLGVFPEEIENYSYVEVAVMISLLIETNAADFIVTGCSSGQGMMMACNSLPGLRCGFVQTPQDVYLFGRINNGNVVSLPLGLNFGWSGELNLRYTLEKLFDGEFNTGYPVQDAERKKKEATELVHLHQLTTRSFLEILPNFDEHLLTKILRRKTFVDYIYQNGTNKLLLEKLTAYKV, encoded by the coding sequence ATGCGTGTTGTAGTTATTCAAGCTAGTACAAGAACTGAAATCAACCAGCTCTTATTTGATACAGTTTGTGAAGCTGCGGGAGAACAACATGAAGTTGGCAATCTAGGCGTATTTCCAGAAGAAATAGAAAACTACTCCTATGTGGAAGTAGCTGTTATGATTAGTCTATTGATTGAAACAAATGCAGCTGATTTTATTGTAACGGGATGTTCTTCTGGTCAAGGAATGATGATGGCTTGTAACAGCTTGCCAGGTTTACGTTGTGGATTTGTTCAAACACCTCAGGATGTCTATCTATTTGGTCGGATTAACAACGGTAATGTAGTTTCTTTACCACTAGGCTTAAATTTTGGTTGGTCTGGCGAGTTGAATTTACGTTATACTTTGGAAAAATTATTTGATGGAGAATTTAATACAGGCTATCCAGTTCAAGATGCTGAACGTAAAAAGAAGGAAGCAACTGAATTAGTGCATCTTCATCAGTTGACAACACGCTCTTTTTTGGAAATTTTACCAAATTTTGATGAGCATCTATTGACTAAAATTTTAAGAAGAAAAACATTTGTCGATTATATTTATCAAAACGGGACGAACAAACTCCTTTTAGAAAAGTTAACTGCTTATAAGGTTTGA